GTTGatgttagcatttatttattatttatttatttattacacttatataccgctcccatagccagggctctctgggtggtttacagaaatactaaaattgagataaaaacaagtatacaaaatttaaaactctaaaacacagaacatacacacagaaagcattaaaaaccgttaaaaaacatacacacataaagcatcaGGAGAGTCATTCACCTTCATACCTAAAAACAGAtttaactgcattttttttaacaaatgggAAGCTCTTAATACATGATACTGCTTGTGAATACTTCTCATTTTCGTCACAAAGACTGACTAGTTTAGAAAACCAGCTACTCTGAAACACATGACGACTGGTATCACTGTAAATACTGCAAAATTTGCTGAAGACATGTCCCAGGCCATAACTGTATTTTGTTCCCAAATGTGACTCTAGTGAATAACTTTGACTAGCATTTGTAGTACTTTCATCCAACTGCTGGTTTGGAATCTGCTCATAAATGTGGAGCATTTTGTTACAATAttttctgagagagagaaaagtgttgtaagtactagaggtgtgctccggtctgattagaatcggagaatcagaagcgaattggcctgctccgccttgcccagaggtggagtagaagcagaccggggacccatagaagcacggcaaagagaagcgcccataggcggagcgctccgatcgccattttgaaaaatttcgcccataggattgcattgcggaaaagaaaaggggacaaccgtgttgttttttaagctatctttctgaaaattcttgtgcttagagagtcgtggctgggggtcattttgagcctactctcagctctctgcgtgctgcagttcgcttgctagaattttttgaaaaaatatgttaaaaaaacgcgaaaaggtaccttttcgaagtgctgaggggcagagtcaactcccggtcatgatcacatgatcccaaagttggaggaggggataggcaaaatgggtaacttgggatcctgggaaacttctctttcttagtctgaatggacttttcccagtgttttttaaaacagtagccccaccaaatgcacaaacacaacctgaaatcatatactaagcaaataaataacagataggaaacacagcactgctacccaccataaccttggggaacaactgaatagatgtggtgcaaagggatgaggtcccttagggcatgtggatgtgccctatgctgaagctaatgcctgtcatgagttgaaataacaggtagcttcttggcatagaagcagctgagctaatgcctttcatgagttgaagtgaaaggttacttcttaatccccctccccctgggcatgtccacttccctcttactggtaaaagacagacatagcctttaaaaaaaattcttcatgttgtttattcagcagcacttctgcttttaattccacccctcctttatttatttatttattccattttacaccccatagcccaagctctcctggcttttccacttcagtgaagtcaggcaggctttcattgtggttcaaccccttattgctgttgttgttattattattgctattaatattaattagtactgctattattaacattattattttgttgtttagtaatggctgtgatcacagtgcagtcaatcaactctgacgcaaggatcacaaagctttactcttatcctcctagcctcctagaaGTTATTagatgcaaaaaaaaaggcatctctctgtgctgctcccacgtcacagggatggtttgcattactggctttgaaattatccttggctcacttccttatgcccccagaaatgtctgctgcctgcctgccttccctccctcctcccctgcccgcctcgcagggatggtttgtgtcatgctttgactcaggggagaagtccttcctgcgctcacttagacttttggaagttccaaatcaat
This sequence is a window from Elgaria multicarinata webbii isolate HBS135686 ecotype San Diego chromosome 4, rElgMul1.1.pri, whole genome shotgun sequence. Protein-coding genes within it:
- the LOC134398114 gene encoding uncharacterized protein LOC134398114, producing the protein MCSNECDSNQFKVIKSKRTCSKYSTDPLPQTLDGRGMIYLSDKTAVLHRSGDTSLPDPSWEYRSLETDSGSFHACHMPASKPLASTEHTSSTYNTFLSLRKYCNKMLHIYEQIPNQQLDESTTNASQSYSLESHLGTKYSYGLGHVFSKFCSIYSDTSRHVFQSSWFSKLVSLCDENEKYSQAVSCIKSFPFVKKNAVKSVFRYEGE